CTATAACTCCAAGGTATTCGTCTAAAAGATCACCGAAATGCTCTGAAAACCTGGAAAACCTCCCaccagcaataaaacaaaattgtggCAAAATGTGGGTATCGCAAACCGGAGCAAACGAGACACACCACTCCATCTTCAGGGTCTGGTGCACCCAACTGGTATGAGGGATGGTATGAGGTAACCGCCATCCGCCATCCAAGCAATCCGATCCGGTGTGCCACGCTTCAACCACCGACACCCGCCAGCAGACGTTCGCCAGTGGTTGCGGGTTGACATTTCGTACCAGTTGCATAACAGAACGCTCTTTGGCGGTTGGTGTGCAACACTGTGAAGCAACGGACACGCTCGCGCGGATCATCAGAAGACATTGAGCCAAGCATAAGGCTTTTGCTGCGAAGATGTCGCCAGCTGTTGCGTGCGTTCTGTTGTCTGCTGAGTCAGTGAGTCAGTGTGGTTAATTAGCACAAAATCCGGCCGCTTTCTGTTTGCTATCGCACACTCACTGGATAATCCCGCATGCAATCGGAAACTTCCCACTAGCACACCCGGAAGGACGTATCGAGCAGCTTTTCCCGCAGTTACTTGGCAGGTTATCAAAGCATTGCGCTGACGGGACCAAGTTTTTACAACTCCACACCGTGAATCATCATAGGGAATGGACGAatcatgtccaaaaaaaataaataaaacaaattctcATCTTCCTTCGCGCCTTTCGCCGGATGGATGATGCGTTTTATTTGGCAAATACGACTAATTTCAGTGGAAACATGTTTTCGAAACGGTCGCGAATCGCGTACCGTCCATCCATTCACCGACGGTTGCTGGATGTGAAGTGGATGTGGATGTATATTGTGCGTTGGAAAGTCCGGAACTGGTTTTCCCGCAGCTGCAGAACGGGTCAAAGGCACGGGTTTTGGGGGAGATGGAACTATTCTTGATTTGTGCGAACGCTCCAGCCCCCCGCTCGCTATGTCCCGATTTGGTCGGAGGGCGTAATGTGCGTGTGTAACCGGGGGTTGTCCTTGTGGCTTCTCGTTCTTCTGAAAGAACGGGAAAGAGCAAGCAagtccacaaaaaaaaccggtacTTTATGCTACGCTGGGTGCGCACGCGTCGTCATGCAACGTATCtggcgtgtgttggtgttgtggGGCGAATTTCTGGAATCAATGGTTGTCCATGATTCCGATCTTCTTCCCCCGGTGTGTTGGCACGTCTTGTTCGGCGTTGTGCTAGCGCATCCAGCAGACGACGGTGAGCTTGACAGGTGTTGTGGTTGAATTCTACGATCCTCCATTCAAGCACTCCAGCGGGTCCACGACCTCCTTCTCACTCGccgagtggtggtggtggttgttgttttttttttttggggtacaCTAAGGGTGCCGGTACTCGCGTCGCCTGCATATTCTGTTTTCAGGTCACCTTGCCGCCGGTGGCAAAGTAGGCCAACGGAACATTGTCGTTCGTTTCTCCATGCGCCAACATGGGCTCACCGAGCGAATTCCAGTTTCGTGGTCCAGATTGGTGCACGACCTGGAGCGTACGCAAATACGGCATTGAATTGAAATAAGATTGCTGTGTTTGATAGCTCACCGGCTCAGCGTACGATCAGGTACTGAATGGTACTATTACCAGTGGTATTTCACGTATGTCTCCTAAAGCTCTTGGAGAATGTTGATGTAAAAGTTATCAAACTGAGGATAAATTATTGTACACTTAAAGTGGAGAGCCTTCAGAAGTTAGGAGTTCTATTGATTATTTGAGAGTATTGAGAGATTtgagagtcattcatatgaatctgtCATCATGTGATCGAATCAAGGATCAACTCTCAAAAGCTTCATGAATAGTGCCGGATCATGACTCTTGGAGGTCTACTGTGAAATTTTAGGACAACCTCATAGGTGAAGGTCATAAATATTGAATgattctttgaggattcatgattctttggaaaacagattcagattcattcagcCAGCTCAACGATTCATTCACAATCACCGATCACTTCAGGCAGGCTTTGATTGTCTAGTCCGCTCGTCCATACGTCCGGAACTGGCCAAGACAGGCACATATTCTccacaacaaaacagtttCATTTCATATGGCAATAACATGCAGATAACTTTCACGTTTCATATCGTTTTAGGGATAACGCACCGAATGATTATTTGTCTCGAACCTCACCATAAACCAATAGCCGCGTCCGCTGCCACGTTGGCTTTTCGTTAGATGCTTGCCTCGAAAATAGCTACAGCAGTTGCGATGGGAAGGCTACGGCTGAGCGCGGACCCGTAGCACCAGCGCCAGCAATGGTACCGGCGGTGGTACCTATGGCCCAGTGGTCCCATTTTCTTCCCAGCTGCGGAGGGTCGTACGATTACCACGGCTAATTGGGGCTACCGTTTGTTTCGTGGTGGCAAGCGGAGTTGGGGGTGTTGGGGGAGAGGCAGGCCCGAAAGTGAAGCAGAGAGTGTTGATGCTGCAAATTATGCGCGCTGCAGTGTGTAGAGGGAAAAATAGAtacagaaagagagaaagagagagagagagagagagagagagagagagagagagagagagagagagggaagaAAACTGCGTGGGGGACCGAGACGCGCAGTTACCGATCGGGGAACTGTTTCCACGCTTCAAGCCACTTTGGGATATGGGATTCGTTCCGCTTCCGTGGCCGGTTTTGTACGGGGTTTCGGTGCTGCCGTGGCGCCCTCTTCGTGGTGCATACTTCGCGGTCGATGGTGTAGGTGGCATCCATTCGAGGATCTCCCCCGGCACTATAATGATGATACGGCTTGGTATGTGCATTCCGCGATTCTGAAACTGTTTGGGAGTAGCTGTGAAGAAAGTTCCAGTTTGCAGCGGTTgtacacattaaaaaaaaaaaccaacgacaCACCAAAAACGCGTGTTGCTGCGTTAGGGAAACATTATCTCTATTCGGCGTATTGCGGCATTGCGAAGACAGAACCCGTCTCTTTATGATGGCTTAATTTTTCGATCGACCAAATCAATTTTGAGTGCTGTTCGGCTTCAATACAGTTTTCCGTTAAACATTTCCGGGGTGGGCAGCAAGTGTGCTGATCGGATGATGAGCTGGTAAACTGTGGAAGTTTGTCTGTCTTTATTGACCATTTACCAGACCTTCCACCGTATTCTTACCGGCGCTTTGCTTTATTGGTGTATTAGTTACCAATTGGAGCACAACCGAACCGATTTGAGCTGATAATCGGGTGCAGTCACGCGTTGGCCGTTgctttttgttcgattttcttGAGAGGACTTCGCTGCTACAATGGTGGAGCAACGCTACCTGCACGTGTAGCAGCTTAATCTGGATGCAAAATCTGCCACTTTGTGACATGCCGGCACGTTCGATTCGTGTCGGGAGAAAACTCTCGAGAAGAAGAAAGTTCAGTCATTCTAGATGTCTGAGTCAATTAAATCTAGAAGACGGAGTGCCATCAGCGTAATCTCTATACTCAAGGTCAATCAGTTGAAACGGAGAACCTGTGACATTTGTCAAAGATCCAACGTTTGGAACTTCATCCCGTTTGCCGAACAACGCTAGACTATTTTGGATCTTATCTGCGAAGTTACTTATATCAAGATTATCTGTCGATTTGCTCACTCAAGCAATAATTGTTCGTCCCCTTAACCGCATCAATCTATGCAAAGCTCATCAACGTTCGCACGCATCTCTAACATTTTATCAAGGCTTTCGCTCGTTGTTGTTCAATAGAGGATACAATGCAGCTTTGCGATTTttcagcgaaaacaaaaaagaaccttCACACCACCCAGCGTTCATTCTTTGCGCAACGAGAGAGAAACTGGAAACGAATTTTTCCCATCCTACTGCACCTTATATCGCTACCGACCAACAACCAGGCAAGCAGTTTGTCTGCCCTCCGCGAATTGATTTCGCATATTATAAAAGGGTGAAAGCGTGAGAAGCAGAAAGAGAGGAGGAACCACGGTTGCGGAGTGAACGATGTGTTCAAGGGTGAGAAAAAGAGGTTAGACAGAGCGTACGCGTCTGGCGCTGGTGTATGTATTTCATCGGGTATAACGGATGCAAGTGCGCAAAACCCTTCCCAAATTAACGAAACGTATCAACCCTTTTAGCCGTTGGTGCCTTAGTAGCGATTGCAATTGTGTTGGTAGTATTGGATGTTGTACCAGAAGAAAACTGTTGCATTGTATGCACGAGCTGGTAGAAACTGGAGTGATAACTATTTAAAACTTTCGCTATGGAATACTTCCCGGATGCCCTCGGCATATCCTCTCGCGTTTTGCCCTTTGGATGATATGATTTAAACAAGGTTTTTAGTCTCTATTAGGTCAACAAAAAATTAACGATAAGATATGTCTACTCAAATCTACTCAAAATCCACTaacattaatatttatttgtttattgtcgTTTTAGTCCACCACCGAAATATGTGCGCCGTGCTGCCCCGGTCGAACCACCGACGGTTCCAACGATGGCGATGCAAAACCTCCGGAATAAAGATACGCCGACGAGTGGTGGATCGGCCATAGGTCAGCTGTCCCATTCCTCGCCCGAAACGACGGGCACACCGGACAGTCCTGGGACCAGCAGTTCGCTCGAGCGGAACATTAAACCATCGGAGATCTATCGCCAGAAGTCGTCCGATTCGCTCGATGTGAAGCTTTCCGGTTTCCATGAACCAGGCAAGGCTCGCCTACCAAAGTCGGATAGTCTCAAGTCGAAGTCGTCCAGCACGGACAGTCCTACCGGGTCGTTGGGTAAGGTGGCTGGCGGTATGCCCGGAATCGGCGTATCGCCGACCGGTAGTTTGGGCAAGCTGCCCACCAACATGACCGGTAGCAGCAGTGACAGTCCAACCGGCAGCCTTGGCAAGATGAACCAACAGCATCAAACACCTCCCTACGCGCAGTCGTACCATCAGCGGCACGATGGTTTGCCGCACGTCGATTCCAAGGAATCATTGACTTcgggtggcggtggcggtacGGGAACGATCGGCAGTACCGGTGGTGTTGGTCCCATCTCCGAACGGGTAAGTAAAGCACTCATGAAAGAAGCTATCTTTATCACCGATTGCGTATCAACTAACATTCAATATCTTACCATCTCGCTTTGCAGATCAAAAGCTACGAATCCATTTCATCCCTCAGCTCGGACAGTATGCGTGTGAGTGGTCAACAGAGCCAGAAGGATCAGGAACACTATTACGATACGGTGCCGCTCGATAACAGTGATGGTGACTACGTATACATACAGCCGGGTGGTGTCGGTACCGGTTCAACATCGAGCCGGGACGATATCTCCACGGTGGAAAATGCCAGTACACTTCTGATGCCGTCGCATCCGCGTAGTCACAACAGCAGCCAAACCAGCGTCCAGCTGGAACCAGAATCTCCCGGACGTAGCAGCAACTACGTCAATATTGAGTACTTCATCCAGTAAGTGTTAGCAGTATTGGTTGGATTTAAAGTCGTGATATACTTGTTTATGCTCTTTCTTTGGACTAAATGTTTGCTCCTTTTGGACACCACAAAACGCTACATAAATAACTAAATTTAACCCTCGAAGTGTTCCTGACGCTAGAGACATTCGTAAATTATAATCTGACAATTTACGAATTactttcaaatcaaataattgGGAATTCTCCGTTTGTGACAGTTTGTTGAATAAGCATGGGCCCGATGAACAATGTGTCTGTTTCCATACATTTTCAGCTCCAgtcaaaacaatgaaaatcgCAGCAGTTCCATCGATAGTGATGGCGAAGGAGACGGTGGTGCACCGGTACTGATGCGTGCGATCTCGACCGATACGgacggtggtgttggtgtaggTGCTTCTCCCGGCATCGGTGGTACACCCAGCGGAAGTGGTCTGTTCCGTAAGATATCGGTAAGTCGCTGGCGATCGCATAGAAAACTTCCTGGTTGGGGTAATATTCccaatgttttctttatacAGAACGCTAACCGGGACACTATCATCCGGCGCATCGTTACCAGCATCATCACGAGCGAAACACTATACGTGGAGTGTTTGAACAAGATGAAGCAGTACATGAAGGCGATCCGGGCAACGCTGACAACTTCGCAACCTGTGATATCGGAGGAGGAGTTCCAGACGATCTTTTTCAAGATCGAGGACCTGCACGAGGTGCACAGCGAATTCCTGACGGAGCTGCAGGCCCGTCTGGCCGCACCGGATGATGCGACCGCACCGGACACTGGTGGACTGTGCGTGGGCGAACCGTTCCGCCGCCTGGCCGGCCAGATACATCTGTACGGTGCGTTCCTGCACAATTACGGTCGTGCGATTGATACGGTTAAAATGTGCAGCACGCACAGCCAACAGTTTAAAGAGATTGTGTCGAACATTGTGTTTAAGAACCAGAACGAGCAGAAACTATCGCTGGAGGAGTTGCTGCACAAGCCGGTGGCGAGGGTGCAAAAGAATGCGCTCGTGCTGGAGGATCTGCTTAACCAGACGCCCGAACAGCACCCAGACTACCATCCGCTTCGGCAAGCGTCCAAAGCGATTCGTAACTTCTTGTCAGAGTTTAACGTGGTGCAGACGCGGACCATGTTCCCGGTAAGAGATGGTTATGCTTGCGCAACGTCTCAGATAGTTTAGAAGCTCaagagtaaaaaaatatcctcTCTTTTACAGAGCGACGATAAAGCCCTCCGACGATTGGTAAAGAATTCGTTCATCGTTGAGCTAGCGGATGGCCACCGGAAGCTGCgacatttgctgctgtttaaCGATGTGATTGCGTGCGCCAAATATAAGGCAGTGGGCCGTACCGGGGATCGGAATGGGTTTGAGTTTGAACTGAAATGGTTCATTCCGCTGCGGGACATACTAATTTGTGAAGAGTCCGCAAACGATCCAAAGGAAACGAGCCCGATCAATATTGTGCACCTGAAGTCACAGGCGTGCACTGTGCGTGATCAAATCATGCTAGACGAGAAGGATCGGCCAGGTGGTTCAAGCCGAGCAGGCGACAAGCACCGGAAAAAGCTAGCCGATCTCGAGGCGCAGCTGGTACTTGCGTCACCAAATCTGGTGTTCAAGATTGGCAACAAGGCGACCGGTAAAACAATGACGTTCTTCCTCAGCTCAGATTTCGAGCGTACGCAATGGATCGAGTCGATACTGTCGTTACAGGTAAGGATCAAGCAGGTAAAACTTGAAGAACGCTTGACATATGAAATTTCTTGCATTATTTCTTTATAATAAATTACCAACAGCAATCGTGCAACCTGCCTGGTCACATTCCAGTCCAGATCTATGATCTGCACGCGTGGATCACGGCCTGTCAGGCACTCATCAAAACTGAGATGGGTTCCTACCTGTTGCGAAACGCACGCGATGAGAGCCTGCTCGTAGGCGACCTGCATCTTACCATCCAGGGCCTGAGCGGGTTCGATCAACAGTGCGATCTGTTCGTGTGTGTCGAGATCGATTCGTACGGGCACTATTTCCGCAAGGCCAAAACGAAGCTTGTCTGCTGCAGTGCAACACCGCAGTGGAACGAATCGTTCGTGCTGGAGCTGGAGGGTAGCCAAAATTTGCGCATTTTGCTGTATCAAGCTGATGTTCAGCGTCCGATTTTGCGCGCGAAGCATATCCTCAAAGTAAGTATCACTTTGATTATTGGGAGCATTGAGAACAGATTAACTCTATGctgcattttgtttattgtttgccgTGTGCGTATAGTTAAGCCGTAGCTGGATGCAGGAAACACCCACCAGAAAGGTATTGCAGCTGTCGGAAACGCTCAGCATTAGCACGATCATACGATTTGTACCGGGTGAGGTGACGTTGCGCCGGGTACCAACCTCGAAACCAGGCGCACTCTTTGGTGCCAAATTGCAGCAGGTGATCAAGTAAGTTTTGGAATTCTCGTTCCTGTATTGGGCCCTTTTCTAACCATACTGCCACTTCCGTTACAGGCGCGAAAAGCGCGATATTCCATTCATCGTGAGCGCGTGCGTGAGGGAAGTTGAACGACGTGGCATGACCGAGGTCGGCATCTATCGCGTATCCGGTTCGGCGTCTGATGTTGCGAAGCTAAAGAAATCGTTCGAAACAAATGCGTACGAGGCGGAACAGCTGCTGAAAGAGGTCGATATACACTCGGTCACCGGGATCCTTAAGTCGTACTTGCGCGATCTGCCCGAAGCGCTTTTCACCGATCAGTATTATCCGAAGTTCTTCGACGCGTTCAACCGCCATTCAAACCTGAGCGAGGGTTCGCGCATCCACGAGCTACAGCGTATATTTGCTGAGCTTCCGCAACCGAACAAAGCCACCATCAACCTGCTGCTAGATCATCTAATGAGGTAtgaaggatttttgttgttattatggttttgttggatgtactataatatataatattcGTTCTCATACTCTGTGCTGCTATTGTAGGGTACACCAGCAGGAgatcgaaaacaaaatgtcgCTACATAATCTGGCGATGGTGTTTGGGCCGACGCTGCTGCGACCCGGCCCGAGCGCTACGAAACAGAAGGATCTGCTAGAGTCGAGCACGGCCGACGTGATGACGCAGGCCGGCATTCTGTACAGCTTTCTGCAGGCCCGATTAAAATAGTGTGACCGGACaaaaacaattccaccaatgcacgaaacgaacgaacgaatggcGTCCACCACACGTCCAGTAAAACCGGAATGCGTCGAAAATCGAAATTCGTCGCAACCAGAACTGAATGATTTGGTTACTgctgtttcgttgtttttttttttttgacgcaCATCTTACCGGGATGCTTTTTGCTCAGACGAGGACCTCCCTATGCTCCAGAAGGGGAACAGAAAACGCCTTTCAGATAATTCTTTcattcgctcgctcgctcgcatAATTGTAGTGCGGGATGTGATTGTTTTGCTCGCTCGCCCTCATATTAGTAGATGATCGCAGAacttaaatgtttaattatatGTGTAAAAAGCAAGATGTAATACACCCACTTTAGCTCGAGGACGTTCCGGTACGAAAGATTTCTAGCCCGTTGTTTCAGATCAGTACGTTTGTGACTGATACagctttgttgtttgttttacaaatcactaccaaaagattttttttgttttatcagtAGTAAGTTACACTTATGTGTATAAGCTTAGCAACCCCGATTGGCACACAATCTCTCTCTATACCGTGCCCGATAAAATGGTATAGTGTAGTTGTAGATAATGCGTGCTGCTAGGAGCATACAGGACAGAGAAAAAGCCTTGACAACAAAACATAGCCGAAGCAAAACATTCTCTCGCCTCTTAGCTCTtagaaactaaaacaaacaacgcttGGAAAACAGAGCAGAATTAGTAATTAGCTTGTTATAAAGAAAAGTCCCAAAGCCAAGACAATACTACCCAGGCagcttatttttttgcttattactgaaacaaaatcatctgCCGTTTTCTTTTGGTAGGTTTAGTGGTATTTTAATGTTACAGCGGtaagaataattttatttataaggTAGCGCGTGCTGCTATAAGGGAGAAGCTGCCGTTCCCCATGAGTGCATTAGGTTAGTTTGTTATTGCTTCAAAAGCAATGCCGCCGTCACATTCAGCTGTGTATTGAGTCgtcgtctgttttttttcccgtaCCGGAAACGTTTACTTTCTTTCTCCGCCCGTATATACCGTGTTTCGAGTACCGAGTGCCTACGTTTGTAAGATGGTATAACATCTTGTTCGAAAATAAGCGTTTCCCTGTTGTGTTTAACGTGTATACACGTCATTGGTGTTATGCTTAATCAGCAATGAAGAGTTGGTGTTGGcgatttttatttggttttaatttctgCTAAAACATCGAAAGATGCTATCGAATAATCAAAATCGCGCAGAAAGATTATTTCTAACACCttgcaatgtttttaatgCAAGTTTGAGCTCGtatgtgttgttttaatttgtcatttcggtgtttggtttttttttaaattttgtgacTATAAGTATTCGATCACAGATTAATAGGAACAAATTGCTACACCTAATTATTGCGGTTAATAGATGTTGGTATCATACGTTCATAAAGAACATTCCGAAGTCATCATGAGTacgatgatttaattttttttatattgcaaatttgtaattaaaaacgGGAGATTTTGCAGCGATGAGAACACAATAGAAAGCAATCATTTTGTGTAGGAGAATGACGTGTTACTGTGCGAGGGCACATGGGAGAGTAATGAGCGTGAGCgagcgaaacaacaacacggtTTAGGGTCGAGCGAACGTGAAATAGCAAGTATGTgattacataaaataaatccagaaagaaacacacagctgaaacgaaacgcaatctttatacaaacaaaacatatattATTATACTTATTACATGGGCAactatacatatatatatatatacaaaaaaatagttatCTACATAGACATTTAAAACCTAAAAGCCATTGAGATAtcgcaaaacaatacaatacattCACTGGCAAAGTATTTAGAAAAATTCGAATGCAGTAGTGTTAGCGTATGGCAAAAGAGGGCGGTAAAATAGAGGGACAGCATTTTTTGTGAGCCAACAAGATAAGCAGTGTAGAAGACGGAACTGACAAATATGATGCAAAGTGTAGTACATCAGAAGGGGATGAAGGTATGTAACATGATAGAGCATACAAGAAGTAGTTGTGCAGTTAGGTGTGTGCAAggtaagaagaaaacaaatatttaaaaagacACACATGCACGTACGTTTAAACAGGGAACATGGTTATTACGTCTAAACGCGTTTAGTCAGCTCAGCTTATAAAATGCataccaaacgaaaaaaaaaaacaaaaacaagataTACTCCATGATAGTATTTGTATTCAAACGCTCGTAAAATCAAAATAAGGAGCCTAACCCTTCAGGTATATGCTTCCCCCCTTTCACCCGAATACACCTCATACCCATCTGGGTCACAAACACTTCGATCGTAATCGTATTTAGACATTTTTTGACAATTTTGCTCGATGCGCTGAGATAAAAAATGagggaaaacagaaaaagaaaaaaaaaacaggaagcaTTATATGTAAAGCAAATAAGATAAGAGATGATAAGAGCTGAGAAACAAGCAAACGCAGCGTggctgaaagaaaaaaagtgcattGCAAAAGTGGGCTCTACACAGTGTTAGGTGAAGTTTATGTGCGATTGTGCGGAACCTATTCTTTTCCATTGAGGAAAAGCTATGGGGTGGTGTACCAGTATATGTGTTAAAAACGtaggaagcgaacgaaaacgACCAGAAAACGGAAAAGTCACAAGTAAACTGgtgtgaagaaacacaaaatgcCGACTAAAACTATTATACACCGCATTATATACAATCTACCGTTTTTTAGGGCTTTATAGGCAAACcgttgcaaaacgaaaaaaaggtgtGCATTTCCGCTCCGTTGCACGATCACTGCCCACCACCGGACCACCTACCCATTCTTCCCccgaaaaacacaatcaatgtACATTCCCATCTTTTATTCTCCATTTccaaatgaaaaaagaaaatttcttccaagtgaaacaaaaggaaaaaataacgaCCAAAGGATTTTATTATCTGTAAAAGTTTTGTATTTCGTTTAATGAGACCTCCCCTCACACTCTCAAAATGGCCAAATTTTAATCCtctcgtgtgtgcgtgcactAGTTTAAGAGGAGGCAAGGAAGGAAGCACTATTTGGGCGATGGTGGATTTACCGTGGATTCAAGTAAGAGACTACACAAAAGTGAAAATATGCacgatcttttctttttattttcaagtAAAGTAAATTAAGAAACGTGAATGTGAAGTGTGCAGAACAAATGGCGCTAaagcgtaaaacaaaacagaacaactACATTTTTCGGGAGCAATGGCAATATCCTAGTTTATGGAGCAAAACTAAATACAgagtaaacacacacacacaccctcatacacacatacatataaggaaatgaaaaaaactcttatgcgaaacaataaaaaagtaagCAATCAGTTTCGTTTTCTCAAACAATAATGTAAGCATCGTTggtgttgcgtttgtttttcgaaTTCGATCTCCCTTAAAGGGAGAGATCTCCAATTAAAGGGGTATTAGGGTGTTGAATACCGCCTTCAAGAAACCTTGCCAAGTCCGAAACTGACACATCCCTCTTACCCACGTTCTAAAGGAAGATGCCCAGAAGGATTAGAGGACTCATGTTGCAAGTGATCAGTAAGTAGGTAAGCGAtggataagtaaataaatgtatGATACAAATGTAGAGAATAATCGAACGTTTTCTTTATTCTATTTCTCATTACAgatgctttaatttttttcgtgGTGTGTGAAAAGTGCAACCAGAGACGGGTGCACACCTGTATAATGTTGAAACCCTTCCTAAAAGCAACACAGACGTGTGATTAGTTAAACTTACCATTACACTAACAGTACAGTAAGATTACataatagtttatttttaaagctaataatttcaaataatacGAACCTtaacttttaaaatatatcGTTTGCCAAATTAACaaaccttttccttttttgtttgtaacataaaaccataaaaaaaacaatattaatacaAAAGTGAAC
This sequence is a window from Anopheles marshallii chromosome X, idAnoMarsDA_429_01, whole genome shotgun sequence. Protein-coding genes within it:
- the LOC128714894 gene encoding uncharacterized protein LOC128714894 — encoded protein: MSVFSDFQRMWVQRFPQSSLSDAWEQDVRASLERHKQKIAELSKELEQETLYVEYLERLLGDVEKYREAGGDPSTLFEANSPASAANLLAVGGNQLREPPGKADGTNSQADVEEVNQIIKAAAGNQQSAAGTAPPAEDAEAASNAIGCESTEQGVQLRSRDLPPNRNNNSPLNQCINELTSNLHSRRCVSELVAASSSNSSGTNTPINPANDTAQQSTGGQQSTTNGPEPTANGTTHDAPNEPEPSGPVPDVGRAGTNRTRSASQSEAQPLLASPSHFVTVIEVKESKSNGGGGGGSAGGDNSSHDSETPSVPKTANYENVLINTGARFGGSVENLVAGDLPQQQLQHQHSSGVSSSASTFLDTKHPKPPDRTSDGGGSFTGGSSISERTSQLLGASSAAADLKKKVPPRPPPKYVRRAAPVEPPTVPTMAMQNLRNKDTPTSGGSAIGQLSHSSPETTGTPDSPGTSSSLERNIKPSEIYRQKSSDSLDVKLSGFHEPGKARLPKSDSLKSKSSSTDSPTGSLGKVAGGMPGIGVSPTGSLGKLPTNMTGSSSDSPTGSLGKMNQQHQTPPYAQSYHQRHDGLPHVDSKESLTSGGGGGTGTIGSTGGVGPISERIKSYESISSLSSDSMRVSGQQSQKDQEHYYDTVPLDNSDGDYVYIQPGGVGTGSTSSRDDISTVENASTLLMPSHPRSHNSSQTSVQLEPESPGRSSNYVNIEYFIHSSQNNENRSSSIDSDGEGDGGAPVLMRAISTDTDGGVGVGASPGIGGTPSGSGLFRKISNANRDTIIRRIVTSIITSETLYVECLNKMKQYMKAIRATLTTSQPVISEEEFQTIFFKIEDLHEVHSEFLTELQARLAAPDDATAPDTGGLCVGEPFRRLAGQIHLYGAFLHNYGRAIDTVKMCSTHSQQFKEIVSNIVFKNQNEQKLSLEELLHKPVARVQKNALVLEDLLNQTPEQHPDYHPLRQASKAIRNFLSEFNVVQTRTMFPSDDKALRRLVKNSFIVELADGHRKLRHLLLFNDVIACAKYKAVGRTGDRNGFEFELKWFIPLRDILICEESANDPKETSPINIVHLKSQACTVRDQIMLDEKDRPGGSSRAGDKHRKKLADLEAQLVLASPNLVFKIGNKATGKTMTFFLSSDFERTQWIESILSLQQSCNLPGHIPVQIYDLHAWITACQALIKTEMGSYLLRNARDESLLVGDLHLTIQGLSGFDQQCDLFVCVEIDSYGHYFRKAKTKLVCCSATPQWNESFVLELEGSQNLRILLYQADVQRPILRAKHILKLSRSWMQETPTRKVLQLSETLSISTIIRFVPGEVTLRRVPTSKPGALFGAKLQQVIKREKRDIPFIVSACVREVERRGMTEVGIYRVSGSASDVAKLKKSFETNAYEAEQLLKEVDIHSVTGILKSYLRDLPEALFTDQYYPKFFDAFNRHSNLSEGSRIHELQRIFAELPQPNKATINLLLDHLMRVHQQEIENKMSLHNLAMVFGPTLLRPGPSATKQKDLLESSTADVMTQAGILYSFLQARLK